Part of the Lysobacter enzymogenes genome is shown below.
CGCTGCCGCAGGCCAGCGGCAAACTGGTCGTGCTGGTCCACGGCCTGTGCATGAACGACCGCCAGTGGCGCTGGAACGGCCACGACTACGGCGCCGAACTGGCCCGCGACGCGGGTTGGACCCCGGTCTATCTGCGCTACAACAGCGGCCGCCACATCTCGTTCAACGGCCGCGACTTCTCCGCCCGGCTCGAACGCCTGCTGCGCGATTGGCCGGTGCCGGTGGAACGCCTCGCCATCGTCTGCCACAGCATGGGCGGCCTGGTCGCGCGCAGCGCCTGCCACGCCGCCGCGCAGGCGCGGCACCACTGGATCGACAAGCTCGACAGTCTGGTGTTCCTCGGCACGCCGCATCAGGGCGCGCCGCTCGAACGCGCCGGCAGTTGGTTCGACACGGTGATCCAGCTGAGCCCGTACACCGCGCCGTTCGCGCGCCTCGGCAAGATCCGCAGCGCCGGCATCCAGGACCTGCGCCACGGCAACCTGCTCGATTCGGACTGGCGCGCATACGCCGACCGCAAGCGCGCCGGCGCCGACGCGCGCGCCGACACGCGCACCCCGGTGCCGTTGCCCAAGGGCGTGCGCAGCTACGCGATCGCGGTGTCGACCGACGCGCAGCGCGCGCGCGACGAAGGCGACCAGCGCCGCGACGACCCGCCGTCGGGCGACGGGCTGGTGCCGGTCGCCAGCGCGCTGGGCCAGCACCGCAATCCCGCGTTCGACCTGCGCATTCCCGCGTCGCGGCAATGGCTCGGCTACGGCCTGCATCATCTGGACCTGCTCGGCGACGCGCAGGTGTACGCGCAACTGCGGCGCTGGCTGAAAACCCCGCGCCGGGCGCGAACGCCATGAACGCCGTCGTCCAGCACGCCGGCAGCGACACCGACCTCGGCAGCCGCATCCTCAAGGTCAACCACGCCGGCGAACACGGCGCAGTCAACATCTACGCCGGCCAGATCCGCATGGCCCGGCTGACCGCGCCACACCTGCTCGAAGAACTCAGCGCCTTCCGCGCCGACGAACAACGCCACCGCGCCCTGTTCTGGGCCGAACTCGAACGCCGCGGCCGCCCGCGCTGCCGCAGCTACGGGCTGTGCGGCTTCGGCGGCTACACCCTGGGCCTCATCACCGGCCTGTTCGGCGCGCGCGCGATCGCCGCGACCACGGTCGCGGTGGAGCGGGTGGTGCTGCGCCATCTGGCCCATCAACTGGAAAGGCTGGAAGGCCGCGACCCGGCCGCAGCGACGGCGATTGCCGCGATCCTCGACGAGGAGCGCGAACATCACGACACCTCGGCGGAGCACCTGCACGAAGACCGCTTCTGGTCGCGGCTGCTGTCGCCGGTGGTGTCGGCTTCGACCGAGACGGTGATCTGGCTGGGGATGAAGCTGTAGCGCGGCGAAACCGACGCCGTGCCGGGCGAGTTCGCGGTCGCGGCTCGCGCCGCTCCTACAGGAAGAAACGTCGCCTCCGTAGCCCCCTGTAGGAGCGGCGCAAGCCGCGACCGCGCCAACGCAACC
Proteins encoded:
- a CDS encoding esterase/lipase family protein, whose translation is MSTKRSAPNPTGYGGDLRGIGRLTIDAITGVTDLVESVHATIAALPSPLGAPVYDPTRGLTGQVYRGVRGITRLVGSALDLGLAQVAPWLDRIESLPQRDAAISALNGVLGDHLDDTGNPLAIGMRLCRDGRPLPSGRKALSAALPQASGKLVVLVHGLCMNDRQWRWNGHDYGAELARDAGWTPVYLRYNSGRHISFNGRDFSARLERLLRDWPVPVERLAIVCHSMGGLVARSACHAAAQARHHWIDKLDSLVFLGTPHQGAPLERAGSWFDTVIQLSPYTAPFARLGKIRSAGIQDLRHGNLLDSDWRAYADRKRAGADARADTRTPVPLPKGVRSYAIAVSTDAQRARDEGDQRRDDPPSGDGLVPVASALGQHRNPAFDLRIPASRQWLGYGLHHLDLLGDAQVYAQLRRWLKTPRRARTP
- a CDS encoding demethoxyubiquinone hydroxylase family protein, yielding MNAVVQHAGSDTDLGSRILKVNHAGEHGAVNIYAGQIRMARLTAPHLLEELSAFRADEQRHRALFWAELERRGRPRCRSYGLCGFGGYTLGLITGLFGARAIAATTVAVERVVLRHLAHQLERLEGRDPAAATAIAAILDEEREHHDTSAEHLHEDRFWSRLLSPVVSASTETVIWLGMKL